The genomic stretch AGAAGTGGAAAAGGTGGCAGAACTTCTACTTCCTGACGATGGAGGATGGAACATGAACAAGCTAAATGAGTTGTTTTTTTAGGCGGATGTAGATGATATACTGAAGATCCCGGTAGACTGGAACTGATGATTACTTGGCTTGGAATTACACCAAAAACGGGTTATTCAGTGTTAGATCGTCATATCACCTCAAATGGACCACTGCGAGTGCAGCGAGCTCATTTCTCACATGTTCGGAACATCAAGGCTAGTTGTGACTTTGGGCGGCTAACGTGCCTGGCAAAGTGAAAGTGCACTGTTGGAGGTTGGCAAAAAATGCTTTGGCAGTTGGGGAAGAGTTCAAGAGACGTAGATCAAAGAGGTTGTCAGGTGTTTTGCTTGTAATAGGGAGGAGTCCGTCATCCACCGGTTCTGGCTGTGTGTGCACTCGGCTTAGGTCTAGGAGAACGTACAGTTATCTGCCTCGCTAAAACTTACCGCACCTCCATCAGATATCCGGACTCCATGGGATCTACAAACATGGCTCTTGGAGCTTTTTGGTAGGCTCGAGGAGAAGGAGTTGGCAGTATGGATGATGGCCCTTTACCAGCTCTGGTTGGCAAGGAATGATGCCAGGGACGAACCCATGATTGAAAATCCGATGAAAACGGCGCGACGGTGTTTAGTGTTGACCGTGGAATGGCTCGTTACAAACTCTGAAGTCACTGTAAAGGAGGCTCGGGTTGTGGAGCGATGGCTCCCCCCTGAACCTGTGTGGCATAAAGCTAATTGGGATGGTACTTTCTCAATATCAGATGCTGGGGGCGTGGTCATCCGTGATCACCATGGGGCAAACCATTGCGGGAGCTAGCCATTTTTTCCCTCTTGTGTGTGATCCAGAAGGAGCATAGCTGATGGCATGTCGCGAGGCAGTAATTCTAGCCAAGGAAATGGGGTCGCCAAGCTGTTCTTGGAAACGGATTGTTTGAAGAAATCAAGGCGTTGCTGGAAGAGTTTGAAGACTTTTCGGTCATCCACGTACGCCGATCATGTAATGAAGTTGTGCATCGCTTAGCAAAGGATGGCTGCGGAAATAAACTTGGTGCAACCTGGCATGGTACTCTACCATGCTTTGTAATGAACCTTGTAAACTCGGATGTTGATGTTTGAATGAAATGCAGCCAGTAATTCTCAAAAAAATATATAAGCTGTTTGTAAGCAAGCACATTGTATCTGCTCGTGAGGCGTTATTAATTTCGTGTTTAAAAAAGCACGCGTGAGGTGAGGTGACGCGTATGCAAGCCTTCAGTTCAGCAACGCCAGTGCACACGACTCACGCAGGACGCATTGCCTCGCGCGCTCGCCTTCCCGGCCTATAAATACGAGCAACGGGCTTCGCTTCGCAGTCTGCCACCAATCACATCCATCTCAAACACTCGAGTCCTGACCCGACGATTTCTTTGTAACAggccatggccatggctagggCGGTGGCGATGTGCGCGGtgctggcggtgatgatggtggcgcCATCGGCGGTGGTGGGTAGGGCGATGGCGCCGGCCAGGGCGTCGGCGGCGGGCCAGACGTGCGACGTGGGGAAGTTGATCCCGTGCGGGCCGGCGATCATCGGCGGGACGCCGCCGTCAGACTCGTGCTGCTCGAACCTCAAGGCGCAGGAAGGGTGCTTCTGCCAGTACGCGCAGGACCCGGCTTACTCCGGCTACATCGACAGCCCCAACGCCCGCAAGACCCTCGCCTCCTGTGGCATCACCCTCCCCACCTGTCCGCGGTAGTAACAAGGTTTCTGGAGTAGTGGATGCTTCATACATACTGCGTGTTACTGTATCTCCCTGTGCGAATAAAAAAGATTGTCTGTGTGGGTGTGTGTTGATGATCCAGTGGTTTAATTTACATgattgtgtgtgtgcgtgcgttTGTGTTGATCGATCCAGTGGTTTAATTTACATgattgtgtgtgtgcgtgcgttTGTGTTGATCGATCCGAGTGGTTTAATTTACATGATTGTGTGTGCGCGCGGTTTGTGTTGATCGATCCAGATGGTTTAATTTACATGAGTGTGTGTGCGCGTTTGTGTTGATCGATCCGCTGGTTTAATTTACATgattgtgtgtgtgcgtgcgttTGTGTTGATCGATCCGGTGGCTTAATTTACAtgattgtgtgtgtgtgcatttGTGTTGATCGATCCGAGTGGTTTAATTTGCATGATTGTGCGTGTGCGTGCATTTGTGTTGATCGATCCAGTGGTTTAATTTACATgattgtgtgtgtgcgcgcgtttGTGTTGATCGATCCAGTGGTTTAATTTACATgattgtgtgtgtgcgtgcgttTGTGTTGATCGATTCTATGATTGAAGTAATATGATTTGCTACAAGTCCATGAAAATGTAACTGATCAATAATAGAATGGTCGGCCCATGCATGCAAGAATAACAGTGAACCGATAGACTTTTTCACAatcacaaaaaataaaataagaaacagTGAACCGATATACATgtttttgcaacaaacaaaaagtgAACAGATGTAGACAGTAGCTGCAAGTGCATATCGAACAATTTAAAGTAGCAAAACATCTACTCAAGATGTTGATGGCCTGCGGAGTAACTTAAAGTTCAATTGAAGACCAAACAAAATCTTTGTCCAAACACCTATCAGGTTTAATTTACCTCGAGTTCAAATCGTGAGTGCTTCAGCCTGTCTTGTGGAACCAATTTACCTGAACGCTGGTCACATTTGTCAGAAATGTTTACCAGGATCCGGGTTGAATGCCACAAAAGAGATTATTTTTTCCTAAAAAACGGGGATGATGTGAATGGAAATCTGTAAACTTTAAATCTAAGATGCAACCAAACAACTATAGATACAGATTCCTCCGTTTACATTTCCTGCAGGATTTCTTATGACGTGTCATGCTAATCCTGTGTTTTTCTATTTCTGCATTTTTTAAATCCTGCAAACCAAACAGACCCTCAACGTTTTAATGAACATGATTTGATACAAGTGCATGATAGTGCAGTTGATCAAAATAGAATGGTGGGCACCGGTGCATGGAAAAACAACAGTGAACAGATATAGACCAGTAGCCACAAGTCCATGGAACCATTTAAAGCTAAGAACATTTTGAGTTAGAAAATAATACTGACAATCAACGACACTGACTGACACTATTTTGAGTTACGAAACATCTACTCAAGATGTGGATAGACTGCAGAGTTACTTAAAAGTTCAATTGAAGACCAAACAATTGACGAGAAGACGCGgagacggcggaggaggcggcgtggTCGGTGCTAGGGTTTGAACCAAAGGTGCGGCAGATCGGGCGGTTGCCGGAATTGTCCCTAGAGGAGGTGAGAGAAGACTTCGGACAAAGATCGGATTCCCGACGTCCGAGTCCGGGGAATGGTCAAGGTCTGCGTCGCCGGAGGTACGTTTTCGTCGTGCAGGTTGTCGGAGCGGGCAAggtccgcgtcgccgccgccgagggAGAAGGTCAAGAGGTCTGTGATGAGGGCGGCGTCCTCGTCGCCCGTAGGCCTGCGGCTTtcccggatgccgcggatgaagcCCTGGAGAGGCCCGCTTCCGCGTCGTCGAGTCACGCCGGCGCCTGTCTTTGGGGACTTCCTCGCTGCAGCTACGGTACGTCGGCCGGCGGCGATCGCGCCGGTGGATCCTTCGTCGGGGTCTGCTACCTCCGTGGTGCTTGGGGCGTCTCCGACGCTGAGtcgcgtggtggtggaggcgacgCCGGCAGCTTCGCCTTCGGTGACGGCCGAggagccggcggcgcggccgttgATCGCGGCGGGTCTCGAGCCGCGTTTCAAACCGGCGGATGCGACGACCGGAGGCCTCCTCCGGTGGGCCGCAAAGTCGATGGGCCTGGTTCGGTCGGGCCGTGATGGCTGTGCAGAAGGCGCCTCGCTGCGTCCCTATCGACAACAGCATACGATCACGGGAGTTCGACCAGGTCCCGTATCGTTCCAGGGTCAtcttcaccgccgccgctcgcccttgcgtggtggtggaggcgacgCCGGCAGCTTCGCCTTCGGTGACGGCCGAGGAGCCGGCGGTGCGGCCGGTGATCGCGACGGGTCTCGAGCCGCGATTCAAACCGGCGGATGCGGCACTGGAGGCCTCCTCTAGTGGGCCGCAAAGTCGATGGGCCTGGTTCGGTCGGGCCGTGATGGCTGTGCGAAGGCGCCTCGCTGCGTCCCTATCGACAACATGCAGCAGTCGGCCGCGGTGACCCCAACGCTCGTTGCGGCTGACCACGGGCCTCGCCGGCATTGGGGCCGATGCACCGGCTGACTATGCAGcagccggccatgtcgccacctTCGTCACAGAAGCCGACTTCGGAGGTCGATACGCAGCTGCACGGTGCGGCGGAGGACGCTACGCTACCGCGCCATCTGGATGCGGGGCAGCGGACCTTGAGGGTCTCATCGTGTCCCACGGACGGTCCCGTTGAGCTCGTGATACCGCCTCCACGGGCGGAGGGGCAGGCCGATGGGACGAAGGGCGCTCTTCTTCGACACCCTCTTCCCCCGCGAAGGGGGACTCGCTCGGGGCTGCTGTGATACGGGGGTTACATCACCTTCTACCCCCGTATCGACGACCTCTTCACCCTCACCGGCTTGGTCTCCACCGCCCTCGACTTCTCCATCGCCGGTATCCACCCTGCGCAGCAGCCGCCACCCACGGTCCCTCCTCCCGTTGTTCAACCGATGGTGAGGCGGAGTGGGAGGTACACTCTTGCGGTGGATGGGGCGGGGCCGACGGATGAGGACGCCATGCGAGAGCCATGCGGCATAAGGCTGagaagaacctcgacacggcaggtactaaGCAACCATCCAAGTCGTTTAATTCATTTTCAGATACTCGTATTTCTTCAAATTTGAGTACCATAGGAGTTAATATGGGTAGTAGGTCTGATGAGATTTCAGTTTCGGccaatgtgttgagacagacggagcttgaccgtcTAACGGTTGTTCCGAATGTTTCCACTGGGCATGAAACAACAATAgtagacgatgaggaagaggatgacatcctagatggtcagcttctctcgactattattggtaatatttcagaagtcgatttagaacacgtggagcttagttctgatcTACAAGCTTCTGAACGTGGTTCTCGATCgtcggctggaaagaaatctcgtagatatAGCAAGAATACTAAATCtcaaatagtttctcgatgaatggcatgtttcggaatagcagaggtcttggtgacttggctaaacattcccacattgccgatggttgtagagattatgatttagatttcattgctatatcggagacgggtaggcgaaatttcacacaaagttttctcgaccgactcgtcgggcgggattaactttcgagtggttttctcgcccgcctcgtggtaggtccggtggcattttacttggcgtccgtatagacaccatgactgtcttagctagttctcgatggagagtatcacattaagctcgacattcGGAATAAAGCAGTACGGTTTCATGTGGAGTCcggttgctgtgtatggtgccgcccaggatgcttttaaggctgactttttacgtgagttggtaaatcttacaaaagataatccttatccgattttaatcggaggcgattttaatttgttgagatttccTCACGAGAAGAGTAAAGGCCGtttcgatggacattggcctttcttgttcaatgctgtcattgatagccttgatttaagagaggtgtttatgtccggtcgacagttacttgggccaacagcttgcccgaacccacatacgagaaactagatcgcgtgttgatggataccgaatgggaaaataaataccctatggtgtcagtccgcgcactagaacgtattgaaaaactgttcGACCATGCTCCCATCCTCCTAACTACCGGGAATCCCCGTCCcgtttgtaaacggccgttcaaatttgaacttggctggctacatcgagagggatttcatgatatggttaagaaggtttgggagagaccggtagggggcagcactccaattttgagatggaataataagatgcggacaatgcgcaaacatctctctcggttgggctgcccatacggccgGTATCCttaaaaagagaaggctcgcttatcaaatgtAATTGATGAGCTTGAGGTCTGTTGCGAGGTTAGACCGTTGTCTACgcaagagattgaacttaaaaatcaatcaaatgcgcagatggcgagtcttcttcgcgaggaggaactcaaatggtatcaacgttccaaagctcaattcatattggaaggagattcaaatacgcgatatttccatggcttagccaatgggagacatcgaaaaaaacgtattcattctcttattcaagatgaagggttgattgaaggccatgagcaactcaaatcttacattactaattattataaaggtccgtttggtcctccggaggaaagcaccttctctcttaatgaggacttaacggacgatataccccaagtttctatggaagaaaatggtctactaaccgcaccttataccgaggaagaggttcgaaggcaattttccaaatggaatgcaacaaagcaccgggtctcgATGGTTTTCCAaatggagttttatcaaacttttcgGGATACGATTAAattggaccttctagatttgttcggtgacctacacattggacaactagaattatttcgtctaaattttggtgaagtaatcttgttaccgaaagttaatgaggcagaaaggattcaacaatatagacctatttgcctcttaaatgtaagtttcaagattttcacgaaagtggccaccattagacttaatacggttgcggatcatgttgtccagccatcacagacagcctttatgcaaggaaggaacatccttgatggagtggcggtcttgcatgagacggtacatgagatgcattctaagaaattacatggggttattttaaaactagattttgaaaaggcgtatgataaagttaagtggtctttcctacagacagacactcgggatgaaaggtttttctccgagtggcgcgctctaataaatgattttgtgtatggaggtagtgtcgcaatccgggttaatgatgacaccggccactatttccaaacacgaaaagggttacgccaaggggatccgttatcaccgatgttgtttaacattgtagcggatatgctggctatactcatagagcgggccaaggctgatggccggattgaaggagtgattccacatccggttgatggtggtttatctatacttcaatatgccgacgatacaattactgtttatggatcatgatcttgaaaaagctcaaaatctgaaattaattttggcggcttttgagcggttgtcgggattgaaaatcaatttccataaaagcgaattgttctcgtttcggtgatgcccaaaacgatacggctctgtatacagagttgtttggttgcgggcaaggccaatttcctattcgttatttgggtattccgattcattatcggagacttacaatcgcggaatggaaattagtggaagaaagattacaaaaacgccttagtagttggaaaggtaaattgttgtccccgggaggaagattggtactcattaattcggtactcacaaatatggtactgtatatgttatcattcttcatcctaccgaaaggaattctgcataaactcgattactatcgatccagattcttttggcaaggggacaacgagaaaaagaaatatcgaatggttaagtggagtatagtttgtagccccaaagatcaaggagggcttggagttcatgacctggaggtcaagaattcagctctactgggtaaatggctgtttaagctacttgcgaggatgggacttggcaaactattcttcggagaaagtatatcggttcgaagacattatcccaagtggtttggaaacctggggattctcactgggctggtcttatggcgacaaaaaatgtattctttcgccatggtactttctcaatcgAGGAATGGAGCACGGATACGGTtccgggaagatgcttggctagacaatgcacccttaagtgaacaagTATCCCTGCTCCgtataggattgctcgtcgccaaggtgataccattgctatcgtaatggctacctcacctccgaatgtgacgttcggacgggttttacttggacaaagacttgtggcatggaataccctaattcaacggctcggagatattcatttatcACTCGAActcggacgaatttagatggaaccttcatgtagatggtaccttttccgtaaaatctttctacaatgTGATCCTgctttctgatttaccagttgacaacaataagaagatttggaagatgaagataccattaaaaactaaaatttttggatggtatcttcgtcgtggggttattctcaccaaagacaatcttgttaagcggaattggcatggaagtacacggtgtgtttttgTCATCGggacgaaacaatcaaacacttattcttccggtgccggttcgcgagatctatatggtccgtcatccaagtagcgtctaccttgtatcctccgactagtgtcgccaatgtctttggcaattggcttcatggtatagattcaaggtttaagttgcttcttagggtgggggcgctagcgattatccgggcgctttggctatgtagaaatgacaagatctttaatgacaaaaattgttctttgttgcaggtcatctacgtatgtacgggtattctccgttcatggttacctctacaGCGAATGGAGAACCGACAGCTATTTACGGAGGTCcgatacacggttggaggctacggctcgTGGATACTTTTtctctacatgggtggcagcatagtctacggatagatgccccactctacactttaggcgttatatgattcatcgttccgatatgtatctcgcctagtttttattatttatcctcttggacttgagacaacaaaacggctgtgtgcatcctggttatgcagaggctggatgtaattgcttattaaagtaataaagcatcctttatcgaaaaaaacaaaGTCTTGTCCAGTCACTAGTTTACCTCAAGTTCAAATTGTGAGTGCTTCAGTCTTTCATGTGGAACCAATTTCCCTGAACGCTGGTTCAAATTTCTGGCAGAAATGTTTACAAGGATCCGGGCTGAATGCCACAAAAGagatttttttccaaaaaaaacggGGATGATGTAACTAGAAAATCTGTAAGCTGCAAGTCCATCatcaatttccctgaaaaaaaaAGTCCAAGGCCGAATTGTTAAACCATTTTTTCTATCTCttactttttttctttcttgacaGTACAACCAAACATCAGGAGAATTATACAACACACTCACAAGTCACAACACTACAGTCTCTAGGGGTACAACACTTGTTACATCCTGCACACACCAATGCTGAAGAGAAAAACACAGAACTATTATTGTGTGGGGAATGGATCTACATGCTGTGTATTGTGATAGGCCACGAGACCCAGCTACCTGGGTGCAATGCTGGCCTCTGCAAGCGCCTGGATGATGTTCCCACACAGCTCACCATCCAGCTGCTCGCCTGTACAAAACCCACCTTGCGGGTGGGTATCATCACCTAATCCTGAAGCTACATGTGGGTGAGTGAGCACTAAGCAGAAGCCATGCATCACCTCAGCGCGTTCTTCAGTGTCCGCACAGTCATCACAAGCTGCTGCCTCTCGCCTTCCACCTCAGCGAACTTGAGGCTTATCTCTGAGTACCGTTCATGCAGTTCGTTCAGTTCTTCCTGCATCGCCTTGTTCATCTCCTTCAGAGAGTCCAGCTCCTTTGCAGACTGGTCAGCATGAGCTCCAGCACCCCTGGCAGAGAGAAAATAATCAGCAGAAGCAGAGCATGTCAGTTCATGTATAGTTGGAGTAAAAAGGCCAATCGGATGCAATTTAAGATCATATAATAACCTCGCGCCGTGCCCATTGCTGTGCATGTCAACAATTGGCGTTGCATCGGTGTTCCCAGTGCTGACAGTATTATGCTTGGTGCGCTTCGAATTAGTATGCTGATCTTCCTGCAAAATACAACACGGTATGTCACTTCTGAGGTACTTAAGCGTATTGTTGCAGCATGAGTTGATATGAGAAGGCGCTACATGTTGTAAAATAGGACATTCTCATTAATGTGGACTTCTATTCAAAACTGTCCGTGTCCTTTGGGAAGGAAGGTGTACAGCATAATAGTGGATATTTTAGATGATAGCTGTCCATATCCTCTAACTAGAAGTAGCTAGAGCCAGATTTGTCTCCAGATGTGCAAATCATATGTGTATTATGGAAAATCTCTATAAACAGTGCCACCTACTTATCTTGTTGACAGCCCACAACTTGGTGAGTTTTTAAGTGTGTGTGTACCTGTGCAGCATGCATACTGACTTCAACACAAAAGGAAGCTACACCTACCGGTTTTAATGAGGTCTTGTAGAAATATTCTACGATTTATTTTTAGAAATATTCTATCATTTTTTTATGTTGAGTTTATATCAGTTGCATTTGGTATGTTTCAGTTGTTAGTTTATCTATTTACATATGCCTTATGTATGTGAGTATATGCTAGCATACAAAGTTAATTTAGTGTACAAATTAACATATTTTGCTGCAAATACATCTGGGTTTCGATATTTACCGTTGTTTCTGAAGTGATACCATTTTCCTTGGCATCTTCCCTGCTTTCAAGGGCTCTTCTCAGCTTCAGCACCTGAGAGGCAAGGTTGCTTTTCTCAGACTCCTTTGTGGACagcaatttttttatgttttcatgttGGAGCTTCAACGATCCAATATTTATTTGTAGCTTCCCTATGGCCTCATCTTTTTCATTCCTGGAGCGCTTTAGAGTGTTTAGCTCACCCAAATATGTCTGCACTTGGCCCTTGAGTAATGCAAGCTCCTCATTGAGCAAAATAATTTCAGCAGTTTTGTCTTCCAAGGCCATGTCTTTTTCACCACTTGCAGCTAATTCCATGTCTTTCTGTTGATTGTTTTCCATGAGTTTGTCTCTCTCATTTGACAGCTTCTCAATCTTGACTTTTAGCTGCTCAATTTCTTCTGATAGAGCATCTAACTTTTCCTCATCACTTCTCTTCTGGTTCTGGAACTCGTCGCTCTTGCTCTTGAGCTCCATCACTAGCCTATCTATCTCCTTCGACTTGAAATCCACTAGGGTAAGTAACTGTTGAATCTTCATCCGGTTTTGTTCTTGGACCGATACGGTATCTTCTTGGGCCTTTTGTAGTAGTTCTTCCAACTGGCTCTTCTGCAACTGTAGTTCTGCAGCCTCTTTTCTTGCTTGCACAAGCAGCCGTTCATTTGCACTGAAAGCAGAAGATACCTGCGAAGATAAACTCTTGAATTCCTCCTGAAGTCGTTCAGCAGTAGTAGCATTGTTCCACCGTGCCTTCCTCAGAGCCTCCTCGGCCTTTATGGCCCTCTGTTCTTGCTCAACCTTTGCAGACAGTACTTCTGCTATATCAGCCTCTAATCTTTCAGATTGCGTCTGGAGTTCATTCTCCAGATTCTCGACATTGGTCTCAAGATCACTTATAATAGACAAATGAGCTGAACACTCATACTGCATTCTTAGCTGCTCCCTCAGTTGTGTTTGTTCCAGCCTCGAAGAGATGTCATGGTTCTCTTGCTTCAGAATCTCATAATCAAGTGCAAGCTGCTCCATTTGCATCTCAAGATCCTCACGGTCTTTCTTGTACAACTCAATTTCATCGCTCAGTTCAATAATCTTCTCTTGTAGTTCAGAACTAGCGATGCCATCACTCTTCTTCACCAATGCATCCAGCATAAGCTCGTCTTCTTTCTCCTGGTACGAGCTTGTTTCAGACATGTCCATCTTGTGTCCACCACTGTGCACATTTGAAAGTGCATGCTCATATTGTGCCTCCTGAGGATCATCTACTGTTTCTTGTTGGAAAACGGAAATGTCTCTATCCTTTTGCTCTAGCAGCTCATCAAGATCCTTTACGGCCAAAAGCAGCTCAGAATTGGACTCCTGCATTTTCTGCAGCTGTATGCGCAGATCTGCATTTAAATTCTTCTCGTGGCCCAGCTCTTGCTTCAGCTCCTCAATCTGAGACCAGGGATCTTCCCCAACTGACAACCGTTTACCTGATCCATTTGCATCATGGATCGTCTTCTTTGTGCCTCTAAGTCCTTCACATTCTCTTCGGAGTGCATCCCTTTCCTCCCTCAAGCTATTCATTTCCTTGGAAAGATCTTGCCCTCGCCTACTCTCTTTCACAATTTGCTTTCTGAGCGTCTGCAACTC from Lolium rigidum isolate FL_2022 chromosome 4, APGP_CSIRO_Lrig_0.1, whole genome shotgun sequence encodes the following:
- the LOC124706809 gene encoding LOW QUALITY PROTEIN: thyroid receptor-interacting protein 11-like (The sequence of the model RefSeq protein was modified relative to this genomic sequence to represent the inferred CDS: deleted 2 bases in 1 codon), with the translated sequence MFKSGRWRGGGKAKAMFKLQFHATQVPEPGWESMMVVVTPQDIGRPTARTDGAEVADGACRWAAPIFEATKLPAGKDKIYHFLVYETGSSKAALLGEATANLAEYAEALKPSAVTLPSRSPAPGALLHVTIQRVVGGGAGGCGDDVSENGDTAKSSPRRTLQSQLSRCEDEDGEKARSLAADSMSPVHDGLVISKPPGMRFPLRRNMPMSVEPAGHLHNANSFDAVSVSGSDGSSGRFTPKTSANMHSTFHHDATNVLSPFANNGTQRNPLSSGDWSGSSAPDASTDGSTSNSGETGLRGAEDDVEKLRSEIGTLTRKMDVSDMELQTLRKQIVKESRRGQDLSKEMNSLREERDALRRECEGLRGTKKTIHDANGSGKRLSVGEDPWSQIEELKQELGHEKNLNADLRIQLQKMQESNSELLLAVKDLDELLEQKDRDISVFQQETVDDPQEAQYEHALSNVHSGGHKMDMSETSSYQEKEDELMLDALVKKSDGIASSELQEKIIELSDEIELYKKDREDLEMQMEQLALDYEILKQENHDISSRLEQTQLREQLRMQYECSAHLSIISDLETNVENLENELQTQSERLEADIAEVLSAKVEQEQRAIKAEEALRKARWNNATTAERLQEEFKSLSSQVSSAFSANERLLVQARKEAAELQLQKSQLEELLQKAQEDTVSVQEQNRMKIQQLLTLVDFKSKEIDRLVMELKSKSDEFQNQKRSDEEKLDALSEEIEQLKVKIEKLSNERDKLMENNQQKDMELAASGEKDMALEDKTAEIILLNEELALLKGQVQTYLGELNTLKRSRNEKDEAIGKLQINIGSLKLQHENIKKLLSTKESEKSNLASQVLKLRRALESREDAKENGITSETTEDQHTNSKRTKHNTVSTGNTDATPIVDMHSNGHGARGAGAHADQSAKELDSLKEMNKAMQEELNELHERYSEISLKFAEVEGERQQLVMTVRTLKNALR
- the LOC124705860 gene encoding non-specific lipid-transfer protein 2P-like gives rise to the protein MAMARAVAMCAVLAVMMVAPSAVVGRAMAPARASAAGQTCDVGKLIPCGPAIIGGTPPSDSCCSNLKAQEGCFCQYAQDPAYSGYIDSPNARKTLASCGITLPTCPR